The proteins below come from a single Limosilactobacillus reuteri genomic window:
- a CDS encoding DUF3278 domain-containing protein: MKETISTKIIKWFYGIHGPLDEYRRNELNRIGNNIAIFLLSINLLLSFIASLLMLSTNNSELTLDILLLTVFASLGYILYKTKRHHLTEIDVEAKQESKTKQKFIKRAIGLGIYFVIVMYRLTILIDWLPNKGALIPLLTEPSTISSVIVSGLIYGLLMGTWEIYQIKSDPNDKKVTQNHLHQKYWLVLFIIIVITSLLLIHK; the protein is encoded by the coding sequence ATGAAAGAAACAATTAGCACCAAAATCATTAAGTGGTTTTACGGTATTCATGGACCATTAGATGAATATCGCCGCAATGAACTCAATCGAATCGGTAATAATATTGCCATATTTTTATTATCAATAAATCTATTATTAAGTTTTATTGCTAGCCTTTTAATGCTTAGTACTAATAATTCTGAACTTACTCTTGATATCCTACTATTAACTGTTTTCGCTTCTTTAGGCTATATTCTATATAAAACTAAACGACATCATTTAACAGAAATTGATGTTGAAGCCAAACAGGAGAGCAAGACTAAACAAAAATTTATTAAAAGAGCAATTGGCTTAGGAATTTATTTTGTAATTGTAATGTACAGATTAACAATCCTTATCGATTGGTTGCCTAACAAAGGAGCCTTAATTCCATTACTTACAGAACCTTCTACAATTAGTAGTGTTATTGTCAGTGGCCTTATCTACGGACTATTAATGGGTACTTGGGAAATATATCAAATTAAAAGCGATCCTAATGACAAAAAAGTAACTCAAAATCACTTACATCAAAAATATTGGTTAGTTTTATTTATTATTATCGTTATTACTAGCCTTCTATTAATACATAAGTAA
- a CDS encoding putative ABC transporter permease, producing the protein MPYSLSEIIVLFFTYSFIGWLWETCYCSIKDHHFAYRGFLFGPYCPVYGFAVTTILITTYPFQDNIFLLFVVGFIVASIFEYVASWLLEKLFHMKLWDYSHLKGNIQGRVAPQISFFWGIGVVLLVKFVQPFIQRIINWEESWTHEMLALIIVLVMGTDTILSVISVEKFHITTQQWDERAAAYRKELLDRLEKAAPKDKLAIKDHLQDWQRYFAQHLNKEGAGKQLSWNHRRLIKSFPKLKMTDSKYFNNYKNELKSK; encoded by the coding sequence GTGCCCTATTCACTTTCTGAAATCATTGTCTTATTTTTTACCTATTCATTTATTGGCTGGTTATGGGAAACCTGTTACTGTTCAATTAAGGACCATCATTTCGCCTACCGGGGATTCTTATTTGGCCCTTATTGTCCAGTATATGGATTTGCCGTTACGACGATTTTGATTACTACCTATCCGTTTCAAGATAATATTTTTCTGCTATTCGTAGTAGGGTTTATTGTGGCTTCGATCTTTGAGTATGTAGCAAGTTGGCTGCTCGAAAAACTTTTTCATATGAAGTTATGGGACTATTCGCATCTAAAAGGAAACATTCAAGGAAGAGTTGCTCCCCAAATTTCATTTTTCTGGGGGATTGGCGTTGTCTTGCTGGTTAAGTTTGTTCAGCCATTTATTCAGCGGATTATTAACTGGGAAGAATCATGGACCCACGAGATGCTTGCCCTAATTATTGTCCTCGTGATGGGAACTGACACTATCCTCAGCGTTATTAGTGTGGAAAAATTCCATATTACAACTCAACAATGGGATGAACGAGCAGCCGCTTATCGAAAGGAACTGCTGGATCGACTTGAAAAAGCAGCTCCTAAGGATAAATTAGCAATTAAAGATCACCTTCAAGATTGGCAACGGTACTTTGCTCAACATCTAAACAAAGAGGGAGCTGGTAAGCAATTGAGTTGGAATCATCGCCGGCTAATCAAGAGCTTTCCTAAATTGAAGATGACTGATAGTAAGTACTTTAATAACTATAAAAACGAGCTTAAAAGTAAATAA
- the arsB gene encoding ACR3 family arsenite efflux transporter, which translates to MKKSKNLSFMDRYMTLWVFLAMALGILSGFIFPSLPKLINSWSIGTTSIPIAIGLILMLYPPLTKVNYGKMGDVFRDKKELSFSLIQNWIVGPLLMFALAIIFLHNYPNYMIGLIMIGLARCIAMVIVWNELAHGNNDYAAGLVALNSIFQIIFYSIYAYIFISVLPKLFGIKTQTVNITMGEIAKTVFIYLGIPFILGVCSRYLIIKGKGKDWFEDKYVPKISRITTWALLFTIVVMFSVKGAKVVQLPLDAIRIAIPLLLYFILMFFLTFWIAKRTGTNYPISATQSFTASSNNFELAVAVTVGVFGLNSGEAFAAVIGPMIEVPVMMLLVDVSLWIKRRFY; encoded by the coding sequence ATGAAGAAGTCGAAAAACCTATCATTTATGGATCGTTACATGACGCTGTGGGTATTTTTAGCTATGGCACTTGGTATTTTAAGTGGATTTATTTTTCCTTCATTACCTAAGTTAATTAATAGTTGGTCAATCGGCACCACCTCAATTCCGATCGCAATTGGCTTAATTTTAATGTTATACCCGCCACTAACTAAGGTTAATTATGGGAAAATGGGTGATGTTTTTAGAGATAAAAAAGAACTCAGTTTCTCACTAATTCAAAATTGGATTGTCGGGCCATTATTGATGTTTGCTTTAGCCATCATTTTTCTACACAATTATCCCAATTATATGATCGGTTTAATCATGATTGGGTTGGCACGTTGTATTGCGATGGTCATTGTATGGAATGAGCTAGCTCACGGTAATAATGACTATGCCGCCGGATTAGTAGCTTTGAATTCGATCTTTCAAATTATTTTTTACTCTATTTATGCCTACATCTTTATTAGTGTTTTACCTAAGCTGTTCGGAATTAAGACACAAACGGTTAACATTACCATGGGTGAAATTGCAAAGACTGTTTTTATTTATCTTGGAATCCCGTTTATCCTAGGGGTTTGTTCTCGTTACTTGATTATCAAGGGTAAAGGAAAAGACTGGTTTGAAGATAAGTATGTTCCTAAAATTAGTCGCATTACAACTTGGGCATTACTATTTACCATCGTAGTTATGTTCTCGGTAAAAGGCGCTAAAGTGGTTCAACTACCTTTAGATGCCATACGTATCGCGATTCCTTTGCTTCTCTACTTTATTTTAATGTTCTTCCTCACTTTCTGGATTGCGAAGAGGACTGGCACAAACTACCCAATCTCGGCCACGCAATCATTTACTGCTTCAAGCAATAACTTTGAACTAGCTGTTGCAGTAACTGTTGGTGTCTTTGGATTAAATTCTGGGGAAGCATTTGCAGCTGTTATCGGTCCAATGATTGAAGTTCCAGTTATGATGCTATTAGTTGATGTTTCACTTTGGATTAAGAGGAGATTTTATTAA
- a CDS encoding ArsR/SmtB family transcription factor, whose product MKSKSADITCDQTLVETDKVMKVSEFLGKSCIKKYFYVLSKISDEKKLKIIFSLIAQESLCVCDIAYILGCSIAIASHHLRMLYDADILDRQKKGKMVYYFIKDDDLKKILAQLDR is encoded by the coding sequence ATGAAAAGCAAAAGTGCTGACATTACTTGTGATCAGACATTGGTTGAGACAGATAAAGTAATGAAGGTCTCGGAATTCTTGGGTAAATCATGTATTAAGAAATACTTTTATGTATTGTCTAAAATCTCAGATGAGAAAAAGTTAAAAATCATTTTCTCTTTAATCGCTCAGGAATCGTTATGTGTTTGTGATATTGCATATATTTTAGGCTGTAGTATTGCAATCGCTTCTCATCACTTAAGAATGCTGTATGATGCTGACATTTTAGACCGTCAAAAAAAGGGGAAAATGGTGTACTACTTTATAAAAGATGATGATCTGAAAAAAATACTTGCTCAACTTGACAGGTGA
- a CDS encoding glycoside hydrolase family 73 protein → MKKETKIICGSVLAFLIILFGIVAIIIHQSPQIQRETHPTDITVNEFVRQIAPAAQREQKKYHIPASITIAQAGLESNWGRSRLANKYNNLFGIKANSDDEKVQMYTTENIRGKNVQVKQYFTVYNSWADSINAHTLLIVNGIADNHARFHGVQTAKTYQQAAYELQWNGYATDPDYASKLIYAIKKFNLAQYDNVK, encoded by the coding sequence ATGAAAAAAGAAACAAAAATCATTTGTGGAAGTGTACTTGCATTTTTGATTATTTTATTTGGGATTGTGGCGATTATTATCCATCAATCTCCCCAAATTCAACGTGAGACCCACCCGACAGATATAACCGTCAATGAATTTGTTCGTCAGATTGCGCCAGCTGCTCAACGTGAACAGAAGAAGTATCATATTCCAGCTAGCATTACGATTGCACAAGCAGGACTTGAATCGAACTGGGGTCGGAGCCGGTTAGCGAATAAATACAATAACTTATTTGGAATTAAAGCTAATAGTGACGACGAAAAGGTTCAAATGTATACTACCGAAAATATTCGGGGTAAAAATGTTCAAGTAAAACAATACTTTACAGTTTACAACAGCTGGGCTGATTCAATTAATGCGCACACATTGCTCATTGTAAATGGAATTGCTGATAATCATGCACGTTTCCATGGAGTACAAACAGCAAAAACTTATCAACAGGCAGCTTACGAATTACAGTGGAATGGTTACGCAACCGATCCAGATTATGCCAGCAAGCTGATCTATGCGATTAAGAAGTTTAATCTTGCCCAATACGATAATGTTAAATAA
- a CDS encoding CadD family cadmium resistance transporter: MLGTIIAGVVTYWSTAIDLLIILMLFFAKVKDKKGVRDIYIGQFLGSGLLILVSLFFAVILHYVPDKRLLGFLGIIPVFLGIKALILGDSDGEKMANEKLKDTNQNNLIKTLIFITIVSCGADNVGLFVPYFISLALPKLLITLVVFLIMIFLLVFIAQKSVSIPTVGTVLEKYSRWFIGIVYIFIGGSVLIENGSIQLFVNLIK, translated from the coding sequence ATGTTAGGAACAATTATTGCTGGTGTGGTGACTTACTGGAGTACTGCTATTGACTTATTAATAATTCTGATGCTTTTTTTTGCGAAAGTTAAAGATAAAAAGGGTGTTAGAGATATTTATATAGGCCAATTTCTTGGGTCTGGGCTTTTGATATTAGTTAGTTTGTTCTTTGCTGTCATTTTACATTACGTTCCTGATAAACGATTATTAGGTTTTCTAGGAATAATTCCTGTCTTTTTGGGAATAAAGGCTTTAATTTTGGGAGATTCAGACGGTGAAAAAATGGCTAATGAAAAATTGAAAGATACAAATCAAAATAATTTGATTAAAACCTTGATTTTCATTACTATTGTGAGCTGTGGTGCTGATAATGTTGGATTATTTGTACCTTACTTTATTAGTTTGGCACTACCAAAGTTATTAATAACTTTGGTAGTGTTTTTGATAATGATTTTCTTATTAGTTTTTATTGCCCAGAAGTCGGTTAGTATTCCAACTGTAGGTACAGTTCTTGAAAAATATAGTCGTTGGTTTATAGGAATCGTTTATATCTTTATTGGTGGTTCCGTTTTGATCGAAAATGGATCAATTCAACTTTTCGTTAATTTAATTAAATAA
- a CDS encoding helix-turn-helix transcriptional regulator: MNRVKQFRKDQGLSQLKLAQKIGVARQTINLIENNKYNPSLELCINLAKALNTDLNSLFWEEHTDERNN; this comes from the coding sequence TTGAACCGTGTTAAACAATTTCGAAAAGATCAAGGATTATCCCAGTTAAAGCTAGCTCAAAAAATTGGAGTAGCTCGTCAAACTATCAACTTAATTGAAAATAATAAGTATAACCCCTCGTTAGAACTTTGTATTAATTTAGCTAAAGCATTAAATACTGATCTTAATTCACTATTTTGGGAGGAACATACGGATGAAAGAAACAATTAG
- a CDS encoding C40 family peptidase, whose amino-acid sequence MSKVLAAALGAAGALAVANTASADTQVQVQSGDTVWGFAQQYATTVDSISTANQLADPNVIYVGQQLVIPSSAISAASAAATVAAPTATDNATASQAAVETTETTAASTTPAVSATNASNVADQAQPTTVVSAASDNNTTAQVSAVSQVPAQVSAASATISVAQISAVNTNNNVTTLTTTTNTAAPTQTTYAATEAVATPQSNTTVQSTAAVTATPATSTAAGQGNGSTANAVAVAQAQIGTPYVWGGNQPGGFDCSGLVQYAYGLGSNYRTTYQQTNLGAHHSDIQNAQSGDLYFWGPDSAPYHVAIATGNGGYIQAPTPGQNVQTGNINYYTPSFYISMN is encoded by the coding sequence ATGTCAAAAGTCCTTGCTGCTGCCTTAGGTGCTGCTGGTGCATTAGCTGTTGCTAACACTGCAAGTGCTGACACACAAGTTCAAGTACAATCAGGAGATACAGTATGGGGATTTGCTCAACAATACGCTACTACTGTTGATTCAATTTCTACTGCTAACCAATTAGCTGACCCTAACGTAATTTACGTTGGTCAACAATTAGTTATCCCATCTTCTGCTATCAGTGCTGCTTCTGCTGCCGCAACAGTTGCTGCACCTACTGCAACTGATAACGCTACTGCTAGTCAAGCAGCCGTTGAAACTACTGAAACAACCGCTGCATCAACTACACCAGCTGTTTCTGCCACAAACGCAAGCAACGTAGCCGACCAGGCACAACCAACAACAGTCGTATCTGCTGCTTCTGATAACAACACTACTGCTCAAGTTAGTGCCGTATCCCAAGTTCCAGCCCAAGTAAGTGCTGCTTCTGCTACTATTAGCGTTGCTCAAATTAGTGCTGTAAATACTAACAACAACGTTACTACTTTAACAACAACTACTAACACTGCAGCTCCAACACAAACTACATACGCTGCCACTGAAGCAGTTGCTACTCCACAAAGCAACACTACTGTTCAAAGTACTGCTGCTGTAACCGCTACTCCAGCAACTTCAACTGCTGCTGGCCAAGGTAATGGTTCTACTGCTAATGCGGTTGCCGTTGCTCAAGCACAAATTGGTACTCCATATGTTTGGGGTGGTAACCAACCAGGCGGATTTGACTGCTCAGGATTAGTTCAATATGCATATGGTCTTGGTTCGAACTACCGGACTACTTACCAACAAACTAACCTCGGTGCCCACCACAGTGATATCCAAAACGCTCAAAGTGGTGACCTTTACTTCTGGGGCCCAGATAGTGCTCCTTACCACGTTGCAATCGCTACTGGTAATGGTGGTTACATCCAAGCTCCTACACCAGGTCAAAACGTTCAAACTGGTAACATCAACTACTACACTCCTAGTTTCTACATCAGCATGAACTAA
- a CDS encoding helix-turn-helix transcriptional regulator, giving the protein MEFAKQLKKLRTDKGLSQEDIAQKIHVTRQAVSRWEAGSSVPDLEAAVQLAAFFDVSLDWLVLDKQPADNVTNQDILNAVNELRDDIDDLSNDIDDLDDGGVGFSDNRKSFGSFLEDNWFLIIVMCVLVYMGFHGGISSWNGKFF; this is encoded by the coding sequence ATGGAGTTTGCAAAGCAATTAAAAAAGTTACGAACAGATAAAGGTTTATCACAAGAAGATATCGCACAAAAGATTCATGTGACAAGACAAGCTGTTTCACGATGGGAGGCTGGTTCCTCTGTTCCTGACTTAGAAGCAGCCGTTCAGTTGGCAGCTTTCTTTGACGTAAGTCTTGACTGGCTAGTATTAGACAAGCAACCAGCCGATAATGTTACAAATCAAGATATATTAAATGCAGTCAACGAGCTAAGAGACGACATCGATGATCTAAGTAATGATATTGATGATTTAGATGATGGCGGTGTTGGTTTTAGTGATAATAGAAAATCATTTGGTAGTTTTCTCGAGGATAATTGGTTTCTAATTATAGTTATGTGTGTCCTTGTATATATGGGATTCCATGGAGGTATCAGCTCCTGGAACGGTAAATTTTTCTAA
- the brnQ gene encoding branched-chain amino acid transport system II carrier protein: MQDLTSRKLTFKNYLVVASLLFGLFFGAGNLIFPLHLGQLAGSHWGPAAVGFLITGVLLPLLSVLAVAVTRAEGVFDIGRPLGVGFALVFMVLIHATIGPLFGTPRTATVSFTVGLAPFVDKQYQSLALLLFSALFFGAAFLFSYRENDILANIGKVLNPVFLALLFLVFVVGFAHPLGNPATAPTTSAYVHGALTNGFLEGYNTMDALAGLAFGVTVVTAVRSMGQRSAKDVSKVVAKAGVLSMGAVAFIYLLLILLGAMSLGRFKVSPDGGVAFNQLVNAYAGAFGQVVLAFLLTVTCLTTAVGLVAAFAQDFHKHFPKVSYHAWLALSCLASFLTANFGLDQIIAWSTPMLMFLYPLSMVLILLSVTSPLFNRDGVVYFFVVLFTVVPALGDMVVAFPAVVSQSSFGLSVAALRNNLPLASMGLSWLVPALVGLVLGLLVHWYRHQRVASTSMQSEVH; this comes from the coding sequence ATGCAAGATTTAACATCGCGCAAGTTAACATTCAAAAACTATTTAGTTGTTGCATCATTGCTTTTCGGTTTATTCTTTGGGGCCGGAAACTTGATTTTCCCGTTACACCTTGGTCAATTAGCTGGTAGTCATTGGGGACCAGCTGCAGTTGGCTTTCTGATTACTGGAGTTCTTTTACCACTTCTATCAGTTCTCGCCGTTGCTGTTACGCGTGCAGAAGGGGTCTTTGATATCGGTCGTCCGCTTGGCGTTGGTTTCGCCTTAGTATTCATGGTTCTTATCCACGCTACGATCGGTCCATTATTCGGTACACCACGGACTGCTACTGTTTCATTCACAGTTGGGCTTGCCCCATTCGTTGATAAACAATATCAATCCCTTGCCTTGCTATTATTCTCAGCTTTATTCTTCGGGGCAGCCTTCCTCTTCTCATACCGGGAAAATGATATCCTAGCTAATATCGGAAAAGTATTAAATCCCGTCTTCTTAGCCCTTTTATTCCTTGTCTTTGTTGTTGGTTTCGCTCATCCGCTTGGTAACCCTGCTACCGCACCTACAACTAGTGCTTATGTTCACGGCGCGCTCACTAACGGGTTCCTTGAAGGATACAACACTATGGATGCTCTTGCCGGTCTTGCATTTGGGGTAACAGTGGTAACCGCCGTTCGTTCTATGGGACAACGGTCAGCAAAAGATGTATCCAAAGTCGTTGCAAAAGCTGGTGTCCTCTCAATGGGTGCCGTTGCTTTTATCTACTTATTACTAATCCTTCTTGGCGCAATGTCTCTTGGTCGTTTCAAAGTTTCCCCAGATGGTGGAGTTGCCTTTAACCAATTAGTTAATGCTTATGCCGGTGCATTCGGACAAGTTGTACTAGCATTCTTGTTAACTGTTACTTGTTTAACGACGGCTGTTGGTTTAGTTGCTGCTTTTGCTCAAGACTTCCATAAGCACTTTCCAAAAGTTAGCTACCATGCATGGCTTGCCCTCAGTTGTCTCGCCTCTTTCCTTACTGCTAATTTTGGCTTAGACCAAATCATCGCTTGGTCAACACCAATGTTAATGTTCCTTTACCCATTATCAATGGTGCTTATCCTTTTATCTGTGACATCACCACTCTTTAACCGTGATGGCGTTGTCTACTTCTTCGTGGTCCTTTTCACCGTTGTACCAGCTCTCGGTGATATGGTTGTTGCCTTCCCAGCGGTTGTTAGCCAAAGTTCATTTGGTTTATCTGTTGCCGCTTTGCGAAATAACTTACCACTTGCAAGTATGGGATTATCCTGGCTTGTTCCAGCACTTGTCGGCTTAGTCCTTGGTCTCTTAGTTCACTGGTACCGTCATCAACGGGTTGCTTCCACCAGTATGCAAAGCGAAGTACATTAA
- a CDS encoding ABC-F family ATP-binding cassette domain-containing protein, which yields MAVLDVEGLTMSYADKKLYEDASFQLEKHEHMGIVGQNGAGKSTLIKILIGKTLPVDGTIKWQKGVKIGYLDQYVDIPVGMTLIDFLHTAFTELYQLNDQMNKLYADYAEKMDDELLTKAGRIQEKLDANNFYEIETEVERVMNGLGLTDIGKDHVVSEMSGGQRSKIILAKMLLENPDVILLDEPTNYLDTAHIEWLIDYLNDFDGAAMIISHDYDFLEQVTNTICDVSFGKITKYRGSFQQAMRQKEERKEAQEREYEKQQVVIEKAQRFIRKNKAGSKSTMAKSREKMLARMKKIDPPEDNLKATFHFPYENTGSANALRVEKLSVGYNRPLLAPVTFSMTMGEKLLFTGFNGVGKSTLIKSILKKIPALGGTATFSPSARINYFDQDLEWDDPTLTPLQTIQNMFPTMQPRTIRTKLARAGINAANTMKEMNLLSGGEQTKVKLAILELTPCNFLIMDEPTNHLDDETKEGLKKALQDFPGNLILVSHEQGFFEGWLDKILNVEKLSLK from the coding sequence ATGGCAGTATTAGATGTTGAAGGACTGACGATGAGCTATGCCGATAAAAAGCTCTATGAAGATGCCAGCTTTCAACTAGAAAAGCACGAACACATGGGAATTGTCGGGCAAAATGGTGCCGGAAAGAGTACCTTGATTAAGATTTTGATCGGGAAAACTCTCCCAGTTGATGGCACTATTAAATGGCAAAAAGGGGTCAAGATTGGATACTTAGACCAGTATGTAGATATTCCAGTGGGGATGACATTGATTGACTTCCTCCATACTGCTTTTACGGAACTTTATCAGCTTAATGACCAGATGAATAAGCTTTATGCGGATTATGCAGAAAAGATGGATGATGAGCTCCTCACCAAAGCAGGCCGAATCCAAGAAAAACTTGATGCTAATAACTTCTATGAAATTGAAACGGAAGTAGAGCGGGTAATGAATGGTTTGGGATTAACTGATATCGGTAAGGATCATGTTGTCTCTGAGATGAGTGGGGGACAACGGTCAAAGATTATTCTTGCGAAGATGTTATTGGAGAACCCAGATGTCATTTTACTAGACGAACCGACAAACTACCTTGATACGGCTCACATTGAATGGTTAATCGACTATCTTAATGATTTTGATGGTGCCGCAATGATCATCTCGCATGACTATGACTTTCTTGAACAAGTTACGAATACCATTTGTGATGTGTCATTTGGTAAAATTACCAAATACCGCGGAAGCTTCCAACAAGCAATGCGGCAAAAGGAAGAGCGGAAAGAAGCCCAAGAGCGGGAATATGAGAAGCAGCAAGTGGTCATTGAAAAGGCGCAACGGTTTATTCGGAAAAACAAGGCCGGTTCAAAATCGACTATGGCTAAATCGCGTGAAAAGATGCTTGCACGAATGAAAAAGATTGATCCACCCGAAGATAATCTAAAAGCAACTTTCCATTTTCCGTATGAAAATACCGGATCAGCAAATGCGTTGCGGGTAGAAAAATTATCAGTTGGTTATAACCGACCATTACTAGCGCCAGTAACTTTCTCGATGACAATGGGTGAAAAATTATTGTTCACCGGATTTAACGGGGTTGGTAAGTCGACTTTGATTAAATCAATTTTAAAGAAAATTCCAGCGTTGGGCGGAACAGCAACCTTCTCCCCATCGGCCCGGATAAATTACTTTGACCAAGATTTGGAGTGGGATGACCCAACGCTTACGCCACTGCAAACAATTCAAAATATGTTCCCAACAATGCAGCCACGGACGATTCGGACAAAGTTGGCGCGGGCTGGGATTAACGCTGCTAATACAATGAAGGAAATGAATCTTTTATCAGGGGGCGAGCAGACGAAAGTTAAACTTGCCATTCTCGAGTTAACCCCATGTAATTTTCTTATCATGGACGAACCTACAAACCACCTGGACGACGAAACTAAGGAAGGGTTAAAGAAAGCCCTGCAGGATTTCCCAGGGAATTTAATTTTAGTTAGTCACGAACAAGGATTCTTTGAAGGATGGCTTGATAAGATCCTGAACGTTGAAAAACTTAGCTTGAAATAG
- a CDS encoding ArsR/SmtB family transcription factor has protein sequence MDYQKLAKLLKVVAEPNRLKILEMLSCGGMCACDILNYFNFTQPTLSHHMKVLEDNGLVIVDKKANWHYYSLNRAAADFLISNLTEALSVTKDCICNDKNKKC, from the coding sequence GTGGATTATCAAAAATTAGCTAAACTACTAAAAGTTGTTGCTGAACCAAATCGATTAAAGATTCTTGAAATGCTTTCATGTGGTGGAATGTGTGCTTGTGATATTCTTAATTATTTCAACTTTACTCAACCAACACTTTCACATCATATGAAAGTATTAGAAGATAATGGACTAGTCATTGTCGATAAGAAAGCGAATTGGCATTACTATTCATTAAACCGAGCTGCAGCAGATTTCCTTATCAGCAATTTAACAGAAGCATTGTCGGTCACCAAGGACTGCATTTGCAATGATAAGAATAAAAAATGTTAA
- the arsC gene encoding arsenate reductase (thioredoxin), producing the protein MKKIYFLCTGNSCRSQIAEGYAKLLLKNQYECKSAGVEKHGLNPYAVEVMAEDGIDISQQKSKLIDLDYFNAADLIVTLCGDAKDRCPIIPPQAQSLHWPLPDPAQAKGTHEQKMIVFRQVRDEIKQLVRGLI; encoded by the coding sequence ATGAAAAAAATCTATTTTTTGTGTACTGGTAATTCTTGTCGTAGTCAGATTGCGGAAGGTTATGCCAAATTATTACTCAAAAATCAATATGAATGTAAAAGTGCCGGTGTTGAAAAGCATGGTCTCAACCCTTATGCAGTAGAGGTTATGGCTGAGGATGGAATTGATATTAGTCAGCAAAAATCAAAGCTGATTGACTTAGATTATTTCAATGCGGCTGATTTAATTGTGACCTTGTGCGGTGATGCGAAAGACCGCTGTCCTATAATTCCTCCCCAAGCCCAAAGCCTTCATTGGCCCTTACCAGATCCAGCGCAGGCTAAGGGAACACACGAGCAGAAAATGATTGTATTTCGTCAAGTACGTGATGAAATTAAACAATTAGTTAGAGGATTAATTTAG